In one window of Helianthus annuus cultivar XRQ/B chromosome 17, HanXRQr2.0-SUNRISE, whole genome shotgun sequence DNA:
- the LOC110923262 gene encoding auxin-responsive protein SAUR21, with protein sequence MGIVRLRSMFSNAKHFSKLHSHGNRNHSDVPKGYLPIYVGEIQKTRLLVPVSLLEQPLFQDLLRKSEEEFGFDHPMGGLTIHCGEDAFMDLTSRLLT encoded by the coding sequence ATGGGCATCGTTCGACTTCGATCTATGTTTTCGAATGCGAAACACTTTAGCAAATTGCATTCACATGGAAATAGAAACCATTCTGATGTACCCAAAGGCTATCTTCCGATTTATGTTGGAGAAATTCAGAAGACAAGATTATTGGTACCGGTTTCCCTTTTGGAACAACCTTTATTTCAAGACTTGTTGCGTAAATCAGAAGAGGAGTTCGGGTTTGATCATCCTATGGGAGGCCTAACCATTCATTGTGGAGAAGACGCATTTATGGATCTCACTTCAAGATTGCTCACTTAA